A stretch of the Bacillota bacterium genome encodes the following:
- a CDS encoding YbaK/EbsC family protein gives MAIEKVREFFKKLDMDNEIKEFEESCATVELAASAIGCKQGRIAKTLSFKLSDKALLIVTAGDTKIDNAKYKAQFHEKARMLSAFEVEPLIGHAVGGVCPFGINKGIDVYLDISLKRFNKVYPACGSSNSVIELSLEDLEKFSNSKSWVNVCKMS, from the coding sequence ATGGCGATTGAAAAGGTTAGGGAATTTTTTAAAAAGTTGGACATGGATAATGAAATAAAGGAGTTTGAAGAGTCATGTGCAACAGTAGAATTAGCTGCTAGTGCAATAGGCTGCAAGCAGGGGCGCATTGCTAAAACGTTGTCTTTCAAATTATCTGATAAAGCTCTGTTGATTGTGACTGCCGGTGATACAAAAATTGATAATGCAAAGTATAAGGCTCAGTTTCATGAAAAGGCAAGGATGCTATCTGCTTTTGAAGTTGAACCGTTAATAGGGCATGCGGTAGGAGGGGTTTGTCCTTTTGGCATAAATAAAGGTATAGATGTTTACCTGGATATATCTTTAAAAAGATTTAACAAAGTTTACCCTGCCTGCGGCAGCAGCAACAGTGTGATTGAACTGTCACTTGAAGACTTAGAGAAGTTTTCAAACAGCAAATCTTGGGTAAATGTTTGTAAAATGAGTTAA